The Mytilus galloprovincialis chromosome 2, xbMytGall1.hap1.1, whole genome shotgun sequence genome has a window encoding:
- the LOC143063104 gene encoding uncharacterized protein LOC143063104, whose amino-acid sequence MNHLLEQKRQRVPYGDVWNKPFIYLGITYCNAHLNKSFSKNLILALHILSDKLQNNLYVGDPLFDIYQGTSEVLMKSNGDARSIVNEGQRKAVEKLNEYVINIEEGKKHVQCLGKLDHQDKETIRTVLACHLFAPLLSDGKVFVDHTNGNFKDTSQEATNSDNDDSRSRSKSSVLEVNCPFCKQTSVKADHTNFGCADLWHGSADIVIEGNNGSFREIVKTITEDVEEDEDEPESKRSKLMDEDNHEDIKPEIENSVTSDLLETNNYVQAISQTILNSFLAVKLNKDLLNCFIPSFYVSPKQLYVNFYNVEKDLLLVQDQPITLFDTNGQVNYWAILTVWMALNFEKFPCKFDGDDSKKSGFQSWLQKHGVLQKYKSDITSKLTSTKKAENKTSNSIVNPLRVAELFKKLIMDENVADK is encoded by the exons ATGAATCACTTACTTGAACAGAAACGCCAACGTGTTCCTTATGGGGATGTGTGGAATAAGCCTTTTATTTATCTTGGAATAACTTATTGCAATGCCCATTTAAATAAATCCTTTTCGAAAAACCTAATTTTAGCATTGCACATTCTGTCTGATAAACTTCAAAATAACCTCTATGTCGGAGACCCATTATTTGACATTTATCAAGGAACATCAGAAGTACTAATGAAATCTAATGGGGATGCTAGATCTATTGTAAATGAAGGTCAAAGAAAAGCAGTAGAAAAACTAAATGAATATGTTATCAACATAGAGGAGG GTAAAAAACATGTCCAATGTCTTGGTAAATTGGATCATCAAGATAAAGAAACCATTCGGACAGTTTTAGCATGTCATCTTTTTGCTCCTCTGTTATCTGATGGCAAAGTATTTGTTGATCATACAAATGGGAACTTCAAGGATACTTCCCAGGAAGCTACTAATAGTGATAATGATGATTCCAGATCTAGGTCAAAAAGCAGTGTATTAGAGGTTAATTGTCCATTCTGTAAACAGACTAGCGTAAAAGCAGACCACACTAATTTTG GATGTGCAGATTTGTGGCATGGAAGCGCAGATATTGTCATTGAAGGAAATAATGGTTCTTTTCGGGAAATAGTGAAAACTATTACTGAAGATGTTGAAGAAGATGAAGATGAACCTGAATCAAAAAGATCAAAATTGATGGATGAAGATAATCATGAAGACATAAAACCTGAAATTGAGAATTCAGTGACCTCTGACCTTCTTGAAACTAATAATTATGTACAAGCAATAAGCCAGacaattttaaattcatttttggcAGTGAAACTAAACAAAGActtattaaattgttttattccatCTTTTTATGTATCTCCAAAACAGCTGTatgtaaatttttataatgttgaaAAAGATTTATTACTTGTCCAGGACCAACCAATTACATTATTTGATACAAATGGGCAGGTGAACTATTGGGCAATTCTAACTGTGTGGATGGctctaaattttgaaaaatttccaTGCAAGTTTGATGGCGATGATTCTAAAAAGTCTGGTTTCCAAAGTTGGCTTCAAAAACATGGTGttcttcaaaaatataaaagtgaTATTACAAGTAAGTTAACTTCTACAAAGAAGGcagaaaataaaacaagtaaTAGCATAGTGAATCCTTTGAGAGTTGCTGAACTTTTTAAGAAATTAATTATGGATGAAAATGTTGCAGACAAGTGa